A window of Hippoglossus stenolepis isolate QCI-W04-F060 chromosome 18, HSTE1.2, whole genome shotgun sequence contains these coding sequences:
- the LOC118125757 gene encoding membrane-associated phosphatidylinositol transfer protein 2 isoform X4, with product MLIKEYRIPMPMSVEEYRIAQLYMIQKKSREESCGEGSGVEILENKPYVDGPGGSGQYTRKVYHIGKHIPSWFCAILPQAALRVEEESWNAYPYTRTRYTCPFVEKFSIDIETYYKPDTGNQGDIFNMSSAEKRQRTVDPIDIVKDYIAPHEYLVEEDPKLYQSLKTKRGPLSEDWIEEINQDPGQNPVMCAYKLCKVEFRYWGMQSKIERFIHDVGLRKVMVRAHRQAWCWQDEWYGLTIEDIRQLELETQLALAKKMAHYSLSEEGGAEPNGSAVSQDQQQGAEAGGASAEAEGGGGKLGEPLESRGELTKQWSTSSRSSNRSSKRGGSPSHQSISEWRMQSIARDSEDSTDEEFFDAHEDFSDNEEMFAKEITKWSSNDLMDKIGTTEADEAQETLYRESGGEYAVMSNEEAQMEDCSSQQCLQPSKIHVLILVLHGGNILDTGSGDQSSKQADVNTLTGAFETVMRVHYPAALGRLAIRMVPCPAVCVDAFSLVSNLSPYSYDESCLSSSQDHIPLAALPLLATSAPQYQDAVASVILRANQVYSDFIKSPDGASFNGQVCVIGDCVGGILGFDALCSSSVTVSESQNSSRRGSTISVQDTDLLSPGIIINSVSPSSPSLEGSRHLSRSNIDIPRCSGPDDAKKLPRKRSDSSTYELDTIKHHQAFLSSLHSSVLHGEPGSRRSSNSTMLEGGSLGKFDFEVTDFFLFGSPLGLVLALRKTVVPSLDVSALRPACQQVHNLFHPADPSASRLEPLLDKRFYLLPPLSVPRYQRFPLGDGHSALLVETVQSNPQLLMDTAGMGPQRWQESNVNETSIPVPVLNWQTSQLHAETDSLHSHNFVDGQYPLSTSPGVPHLRCNRRASEASIASQVSGLADSYTASNIATIASRWWGGKRMDYALYCPDALTAFPTVALPHLFHASYWESTDVVSFLLRQVMRHENSSILELDGKEVTEFTPSKPREKWLRKRTHVKIRNVTANHRVNDAVFTEDGAQMVTGRFMYGPLDMVTLTGEKIDIHIMTQPPSGEWVCFNTELTNSSGRVSYVIPESKKLTVGVYPVKMVVRGDHTSADSYLTILPRGTEFVVFSIDGSFAASVSIMGSDPKVRAGAVDVVRYWQDLGYLIVYVTGRPDMQKQRVVAWLSQHNFPHGIVSFCDGLVHDPLRHKANFLKSLINEAHMRIFAAYGSTKDISVYTSIGLPPFNIYIVGRPTKKMQQQCQFISDGYAAHLSQLEYNQRSRPAKPASTRMVLRKSSFGLGAAGGDFLRKRNHIFRTISSQQPGGAGSASPSQPGRTERTLSQCEMERDRGVPAGAQRSMSIAAGCWGRSGSTKEGSGGLLGPK from the exons AAAAAGAGCCGAGAGGAGAGCTGCGGCGAGGGCAGCGGCGTGGAGATCCTGGAGAACAAGCCTTATGTGGACGGCCCCGGGGGCTCAGGCCAGTACACGCGCAAGGTCTACCACATCGGGAAACACATCCCGTCCTGGTTCTGTGCCATCCTGCCTCAAGCTGCCCTCCGAGTGGAGGAGGAGTCCTGGAACGCCTACCCCTATACACGCACCCG GTATACCTGTCCCTTTGTTGAGAAATTCTCTATCGACATTGAGACGTATTATAAACCAGATACTGGAAACCAAGGGGACATCTTCAATATGTCCTCTGctgaaaagagacagaggactGTAG ACCCCATAGACATCGTGAAGGACTACATCGCTCCTCATGAGTACCTGGTGGAGGAAGACCCGAAACTGTACCAGTCTCTCAAGACCAAACGGGGTCCACTGTCAGAGGACTGGATCGAGGAGATCAACCAGGACCCTGGTCAGAACCCCGTCATGTGTGCCTACAAGCTCTGCAAAGTGGAGTTCAGATACTGGGGCATGCAGTCCAAGATCGAACGCTTCATACATGACGTGG GTCTGCGTAAAGTGATGGTCCGCGCCCACCGGCAGGCGTGGTGCTGGCAGGACGAGTGGTACGGCCTGACCATCGAGGACATCAggcagctggagctggagaccCAGCTGGCGTTGGCTAAGAAGATGGCCCACTACAGCCTCAGCGAGGAGGGGGGAGCGGAGCCCAATGGGTCCGCTGTCAGCCAGGACCAGCAGCAGGGAGCTGAGGCTGGGGGAGCCAGCGCAGAGgccgagggaggaggagggaagctGGGGGAGCCACTGGAGTCACGAGGGGAGCTCACCAAGCAGTGGTCAACATCCTCTAGATCCTCCAATAGGTCATCtaagagaggag gaAGTCCATCTCATCAGAGCATTTCAGAATGGAGGATGCAGAGCATTGCGCGGGACTCAGAGGACAGTACCGACGAGGAGTTCTTTGATGCTCATG AGGACTTTTCTGACAATGAGGAGATGTTCGCCAAGGAGATCACCAAGTGGAGCTCCAACGACCTGATGGACAAGATAGGAACAACAGAGGCGGATGAAGCACAAG AAACTTTGTATCGGGAGTCGGGCGGGGAGTACGCCGTGATGAGTAATGAGGAGGCGCAGATGGAG GATTGTTCGTCTCAGCAGTGTCTGCAGCCGTCCAAAATCCATGTCCTCATTCTGGTCCTGCACGGAGGAAACATCCTGGACACTGGCTCTG gtgatCAGAGCAGCAAGCAGGCAGATGTAAACACGCTGACTGGGGCTTTTGAGACCGTGATGCGGGTCCATTACCCTGCAGCGCTGGGCCGCCTCGCCATCCGGATGGTCCCCtgccctgctgtgtgtgtcgaCGCATTCTCCCTGGTCTCCAA CCTGAGCCCCTACAGCTACGACGAGAGCTGCCTCTCCAGCAGTCAGGACCACATCCCCCTGGCTGCTCTGCCTCTCCTGGCTACCTCTGCTCCACAGTATCAAGACGCTGTAGCATCCGTCATCTTACGAGCCAATCAGGTCTATAGTGACTTCATCAAGTCTCCAGATGGGGCGTCTTTTAATGGCCAG GTGTGTGTCATTGGCGACTGTGTCGGTGGTATCCTGGGATTTGatgctctgtgcagcagctcggTGACGGTGTCAGAGagtcaaaacagcagcagacggGGCAGCACCATCAGTGTGCAG GACACagacctcctctctccaggtATTATCATAAACAGCGTCTCTCCGTCTTCGCCGTCCCTCGAGGGAAGCCGCCATCTCAGCCGCAGCAACATAGACATCCCTCGCTGCTCGGGGCCCGACGATGCCAAGAAACTTCCACGCAAGCGCAGCGACTCGTCCACGTACGAGCTGGACACCATCAAACACCACCAAGCCTTCCTgtccag TCTTCACTCCAGCGTGCTCCACGGGGAGCCCGGATCACGGCGCTCCAGCAACAGCACCATGTTAGAGGGAGGCTCCTTGGGAAAGTTTGACTTCGAGGTGACTGACTTCTTCCTCTTCGGCTCACCTCTGGGGCTGGTGCTCGCACTGAGGAAGACTGTGGTGCCCTCGTTAGATG TGTCGGCTCTGCGTCCAGCCTGTCAGCAGGTTCACAACCTGTTTCACCCGGCCGACCCCTCGGCCTCGCGCCTCGAGCCTCTCCTGGACAAGAGGTTCTACCTGCTGCCTCCCTTAAGTGTTCCCCGCTATCAGCGCTTTCCTCTGGGTGATGGACACTCAGCTCTCTTGG TGGAGACTGTGCAGAGTAACCCTCAGCTTCTGATGGATACTGCTGGTATGGGGCCCCAACGCTGGCAAGAAAGCAACGTCAATGAGACGTCCATCCCTGTGCCCGTTCTCAACTGGCAAACCTCACAGCTCCACGCAGAGA CGGATTCTCTTCACTCACATAATTTCGTCGATGGCCAGTATCCATTGTCCACGTCACCAGGGGTCCCTCACCTTCGCTGCAACCGCAGGGCCAGCGAGGCCAGCATAGCCAGCCAGGTGTCCGGCTTAGCCGACTCTTACACCGCCTCCAACATCGCCACGA TTGCATCTCGGTGGTGGGGCGGGAAGAGGATGGACTACGCCCTGTACTGTCCCGATGCCCTGACAGCGTTTCCAACAGTGGCTCTGCCTCATCTCTTCCATGCCTCCTACTGGGAGTCTACAGATGTGGTCTCCTTCCTGCTCAGACAG GTGATGAGACATGAGAACTCCAGTATTTTGGAGCTGGACGGCAAAGAAGTGACTGAATTCACTCCATCCAAGCCTCGTGAGAAGTGGCTCCGCAAGAGGACTCACGTTAAGATTAGA AACGTGACAGCGAACCATCGCGTGAACGACGCTGTGTTCACGGAGGACGGAGCCCAGATGGTGACGGGTCGTTTCATGTACGGCCCTCTGGACATGGTTACCCTCACCGGAGAGAAG ATTGACATCCACATAATGACCCAGCCTCCCTCTGGAGAGTGGGTGTGCTTTAACACAGAGCTCACTAACAGCAGTGGACGTGTCTCTTATGTCATCCCTGAGAGCAAAAAGCTGACTGTTGGCGTGTATCCTGTCAAAATGGTGGTCAG GGGTGACCACACATCTGCAGACAGTTATCTAACGATTTTACCACGGGGGACAGAGTTTGTAGTGTTCAGTATTGACGGGTCATTTGCTGCCAGTGTGTCTATCATGGGCAGCGACCCAAAGGTTCGAGCTGGAGCTGTGGATGTGGTGAG GTATTGGCAGGACCTGGGCTATTTGATAGTGTATGTAACGGGTCGTCCTGACATGCAGAAGCAGCGCGTGGTGGCCTGGCTCTCTCAGCACAACTTTCCTCACGGCATCGTCTCCTTCTGCGACGGCCTGGTTCACGACCCCTTGCGACACAAGGCCAACTTCCTCAAATCCCTCATCAACGAG GCCCACATGAGGATCTTTGCAGCCTACGGCTCCACCAAGGACATCTCGGTGTACACGTCTATCGGGCTGCCTCCGTTCAATATCTACATCGTGGGAAGACCCACAAAgaaaatgcagcagcagtgtcag TTCATCTCGGACGGCTATGCTGCCCACCTGTCCCAGCTGGAGTACAACCAGAGGTCTCGTCCCGCCAAGCCCGCCAGCACCCGCATGGTCCTCCGCAAGAGCAGCTTCGGCCTGGGTGCAGCCGGAGGCGACTTCCTCCGTAAACGCAACCACATCTTTCGCACCATCTCCTCTCAGCAGCCTGGGGGAGCTGGCTCGGCCTCCCCCAGCCAGCCGGGCCGGACTGAGCGTACACTGAGCCAGTGCGAGATGGAGCGCGATCGGGGGGTCCCGGCAGGAGCCCAGAGAAGTATGAGTATAGCTGCAGGGTGCTGGGGCCGCAGCGGGAGCACCAAGGAGGGCAGCGGAGGGCTACTCGGCCCTAAATGA
- the LOC118125757 gene encoding membrane-associated phosphatidylinositol transfer protein 2 isoform X3 — MLIKEYRIPMPMSVEEYRIAQLYMIQKKSREESCGEGSGVEILENKPYVDGPGGSGQYTRKVYHIGKHIPSWFCAILPQAALRVEEESWNAYPYTRTRYTCPFVEKFSIDIETYYKPDTGNQGDIFNMSSAEKRQRTVDPIDIVKDYIAPHEYLVEEDPKLYQSLKTKRGPLSEDWIEEINQDPGQNPVMCAYKLCKVEFRYWGMQSKIERFIHDVGLRKVMVRAHRQAWCWQDEWYGLTIEDIRQLELETQLALAKKMAHYSLSEEGGAEPNGSAVSQDQQQGAEAGGASAEAEGGGGKLGEPLESRGELTKQWSTSSRSSNRSSKRGGSPSHQSISEWRMQSIARDSEDSTDEEFFDAHEDFSDNEEMFAKEITKWSSNDLMDKIGTTEADEAQETLYRESGGEYAVMSNEEAQMEWCVSKRQELQSIRFPRRLNDCSSQQCLQPSKIHVLILVLHGGNILDTGSGDQSSKQADVNTLTGAFETVMRVHYPAALGRLAIRMVPCPAVCVDAFSLVSNLSPYSYDESCLSSSQDHIPLAALPLLATSAPQYQDAVASVILRANQVYSDFIKSPDGASFNGQVCVIGDCVGGILGFDALCSSSVTVSESQNSSRRGSTISVQDTDLLSPGIIINSVSPSSPSLEGSRHLSRSNIDIPRCSGPDDAKKLPRKRSDSSTYELDTIKHHQAFLSSLHSSVLHGEPGSRRSSNSTMLEGGSLGKFDFEVTDFFLFGSPLGLVLALRKTVVPSLDVSALRPACQQVHNLFHPADPSASRLEPLLDKRFYLLPPLSVPRYQRFPLGDGHSALLVETVQSNPQLLMDTAGMGPQRWQESNVNETSIPVPVLNWQTSQLHAETDSLHSHNFVDGQYPLSTSPGVPHLRCNRRASEASIASQVSGLADSYTASNIATIASRWWGGKRMDYALYCPDALTAFPTVALPHLFHASYWESTDVVSFLLRQVMRHENSSILELDGKEVTEFTPSKPREKWLRKRTHVKIRNVTANHRVNDAVFTEDGAQMVTGRFMYGPLDMVTLTGEKIDIHIMTQPPSGEWVCFNTELTNSSGRVSYVIPESKKLTVGVYPVKMVVRGDHTSADSYLTILPRGTEFVVFSIDGSFAASVSIMGSDPKVRAGAVDVVRYWQDLGYLIVYVTGRPDMQKQRVVAWLSQHNFPHGIVSFCDGLVHDPLRHKANFLKSLINEAHMRIFAAYGSTKDISVYTSIGLPPFNIYIVGRPTKKMQQQCQFISDGYAAHLSQLEYNQRSRPAKPASTRMVLRKSSFGLGAAGGDFLRKRNHIFRTISSQQPGGAGSASPSQPGRTERTLSQCEMERDRGVPAGAQRSMSIAAGCWGRSGSTKEGSGGLLGPK, encoded by the exons AAAAAGAGCCGAGAGGAGAGCTGCGGCGAGGGCAGCGGCGTGGAGATCCTGGAGAACAAGCCTTATGTGGACGGCCCCGGGGGCTCAGGCCAGTACACGCGCAAGGTCTACCACATCGGGAAACACATCCCGTCCTGGTTCTGTGCCATCCTGCCTCAAGCTGCCCTCCGAGTGGAGGAGGAGTCCTGGAACGCCTACCCCTATACACGCACCCG GTATACCTGTCCCTTTGTTGAGAAATTCTCTATCGACATTGAGACGTATTATAAACCAGATACTGGAAACCAAGGGGACATCTTCAATATGTCCTCTGctgaaaagagacagaggactGTAG ACCCCATAGACATCGTGAAGGACTACATCGCTCCTCATGAGTACCTGGTGGAGGAAGACCCGAAACTGTACCAGTCTCTCAAGACCAAACGGGGTCCACTGTCAGAGGACTGGATCGAGGAGATCAACCAGGACCCTGGTCAGAACCCCGTCATGTGTGCCTACAAGCTCTGCAAAGTGGAGTTCAGATACTGGGGCATGCAGTCCAAGATCGAACGCTTCATACATGACGTGG GTCTGCGTAAAGTGATGGTCCGCGCCCACCGGCAGGCGTGGTGCTGGCAGGACGAGTGGTACGGCCTGACCATCGAGGACATCAggcagctggagctggagaccCAGCTGGCGTTGGCTAAGAAGATGGCCCACTACAGCCTCAGCGAGGAGGGGGGAGCGGAGCCCAATGGGTCCGCTGTCAGCCAGGACCAGCAGCAGGGAGCTGAGGCTGGGGGAGCCAGCGCAGAGgccgagggaggaggagggaagctGGGGGAGCCACTGGAGTCACGAGGGGAGCTCACCAAGCAGTGGTCAACATCCTCTAGATCCTCCAATAGGTCATCtaagagaggag gaAGTCCATCTCATCAGAGCATTTCAGAATGGAGGATGCAGAGCATTGCGCGGGACTCAGAGGACAGTACCGACGAGGAGTTCTTTGATGCTCATG AGGACTTTTCTGACAATGAGGAGATGTTCGCCAAGGAGATCACCAAGTGGAGCTCCAACGACCTGATGGACAAGATAGGAACAACAGAGGCGGATGAAGCACAAG AAACTTTGTATCGGGAGTCGGGCGGGGAGTACGCCGTGATGAGTAATGAGGAGGCGCAGATGGAG TGGTGTGTCTCGAAAAGGCAAGAACTTCAGTCCATCAGGTTTCCCCGAAGGCTGAAT GATTGTTCGTCTCAGCAGTGTCTGCAGCCGTCCAAAATCCATGTCCTCATTCTGGTCCTGCACGGAGGAAACATCCTGGACACTGGCTCTG gtgatCAGAGCAGCAAGCAGGCAGATGTAAACACGCTGACTGGGGCTTTTGAGACCGTGATGCGGGTCCATTACCCTGCAGCGCTGGGCCGCCTCGCCATCCGGATGGTCCCCtgccctgctgtgtgtgtcgaCGCATTCTCCCTGGTCTCCAA CCTGAGCCCCTACAGCTACGACGAGAGCTGCCTCTCCAGCAGTCAGGACCACATCCCCCTGGCTGCTCTGCCTCTCCTGGCTACCTCTGCTCCACAGTATCAAGACGCTGTAGCATCCGTCATCTTACGAGCCAATCAGGTCTATAGTGACTTCATCAAGTCTCCAGATGGGGCGTCTTTTAATGGCCAG GTGTGTGTCATTGGCGACTGTGTCGGTGGTATCCTGGGATTTGatgctctgtgcagcagctcggTGACGGTGTCAGAGagtcaaaacagcagcagacggGGCAGCACCATCAGTGTGCAG GACACagacctcctctctccaggtATTATCATAAACAGCGTCTCTCCGTCTTCGCCGTCCCTCGAGGGAAGCCGCCATCTCAGCCGCAGCAACATAGACATCCCTCGCTGCTCGGGGCCCGACGATGCCAAGAAACTTCCACGCAAGCGCAGCGACTCGTCCACGTACGAGCTGGACACCATCAAACACCACCAAGCCTTCCTgtccag TCTTCACTCCAGCGTGCTCCACGGGGAGCCCGGATCACGGCGCTCCAGCAACAGCACCATGTTAGAGGGAGGCTCCTTGGGAAAGTTTGACTTCGAGGTGACTGACTTCTTCCTCTTCGGCTCACCTCTGGGGCTGGTGCTCGCACTGAGGAAGACTGTGGTGCCCTCGTTAGATG TGTCGGCTCTGCGTCCAGCCTGTCAGCAGGTTCACAACCTGTTTCACCCGGCCGACCCCTCGGCCTCGCGCCTCGAGCCTCTCCTGGACAAGAGGTTCTACCTGCTGCCTCCCTTAAGTGTTCCCCGCTATCAGCGCTTTCCTCTGGGTGATGGACACTCAGCTCTCTTGG TGGAGACTGTGCAGAGTAACCCTCAGCTTCTGATGGATACTGCTGGTATGGGGCCCCAACGCTGGCAAGAAAGCAACGTCAATGAGACGTCCATCCCTGTGCCCGTTCTCAACTGGCAAACCTCACAGCTCCACGCAGAGA CGGATTCTCTTCACTCACATAATTTCGTCGATGGCCAGTATCCATTGTCCACGTCACCAGGGGTCCCTCACCTTCGCTGCAACCGCAGGGCCAGCGAGGCCAGCATAGCCAGCCAGGTGTCCGGCTTAGCCGACTCTTACACCGCCTCCAACATCGCCACGA TTGCATCTCGGTGGTGGGGCGGGAAGAGGATGGACTACGCCCTGTACTGTCCCGATGCCCTGACAGCGTTTCCAACAGTGGCTCTGCCTCATCTCTTCCATGCCTCCTACTGGGAGTCTACAGATGTGGTCTCCTTCCTGCTCAGACAG GTGATGAGACATGAGAACTCCAGTATTTTGGAGCTGGACGGCAAAGAAGTGACTGAATTCACTCCATCCAAGCCTCGTGAGAAGTGGCTCCGCAAGAGGACTCACGTTAAGATTAGA AACGTGACAGCGAACCATCGCGTGAACGACGCTGTGTTCACGGAGGACGGAGCCCAGATGGTGACGGGTCGTTTCATGTACGGCCCTCTGGACATGGTTACCCTCACCGGAGAGAAG ATTGACATCCACATAATGACCCAGCCTCCCTCTGGAGAGTGGGTGTGCTTTAACACAGAGCTCACTAACAGCAGTGGACGTGTCTCTTATGTCATCCCTGAGAGCAAAAAGCTGACTGTTGGCGTGTATCCTGTCAAAATGGTGGTCAG GGGTGACCACACATCTGCAGACAGTTATCTAACGATTTTACCACGGGGGACAGAGTTTGTAGTGTTCAGTATTGACGGGTCATTTGCTGCCAGTGTGTCTATCATGGGCAGCGACCCAAAGGTTCGAGCTGGAGCTGTGGATGTGGTGAG GTATTGGCAGGACCTGGGCTATTTGATAGTGTATGTAACGGGTCGTCCTGACATGCAGAAGCAGCGCGTGGTGGCCTGGCTCTCTCAGCACAACTTTCCTCACGGCATCGTCTCCTTCTGCGACGGCCTGGTTCACGACCCCTTGCGACACAAGGCCAACTTCCTCAAATCCCTCATCAACGAG GCCCACATGAGGATCTTTGCAGCCTACGGCTCCACCAAGGACATCTCGGTGTACACGTCTATCGGGCTGCCTCCGTTCAATATCTACATCGTGGGAAGACCCACAAAgaaaatgcagcagcagtgtcag TTCATCTCGGACGGCTATGCTGCCCACCTGTCCCAGCTGGAGTACAACCAGAGGTCTCGTCCCGCCAAGCCCGCCAGCACCCGCATGGTCCTCCGCAAGAGCAGCTTCGGCCTGGGTGCAGCCGGAGGCGACTTCCTCCGTAAACGCAACCACATCTTTCGCACCATCTCCTCTCAGCAGCCTGGGGGAGCTGGCTCGGCCTCCCCCAGCCAGCCGGGCCGGACTGAGCGTACACTGAGCCAGTGCGAGATGGAGCGCGATCGGGGGGTCCCGGCAGGAGCCCAGAGAAGTATGAGTATAGCTGCAGGGTGCTGGGGCCGCAGCGGGAGCACCAAGGAGGGCAGCGGAGGGCTACTCGGCCCTAAATGA